A single Orcinus orca chromosome 2, mOrcOrc1.1, whole genome shotgun sequence DNA region contains:
- the CIPC gene encoding CLOCK-interacting pacemaker isoform X1, whose product MERKNPSREGSRRLSAKLSKGPEMKKVSRQLGVAAAESDKDSGFSDGSSECLSSAEQMESEDMLSALGWSREDRPRPSAKPASGAFPTLAPMVVMKNVLVKQGSSSSQLQSWSVQPSFEVISAQPQLLFLHPPVPSPVSPCHAGEKKSDSRNYLPILNSYTKIAPHPGKRGLSLSPEERGEGGMQKKICTERLGPSLSSSEPTKTGAGPPGPPTPAPPSTKLAEDSALQGVPCLVAGGSPQTLQPVSSSHVAKAPSLTFASPASPVCASDSTLHGMESNSPLSPLSASYSSPLWAAEHLCRSPDSFSEQRQSKHRRFQNTLVVLHKSGLLEITLKTKELIRQNQATQVELDQLKEQTRLFIEAAKSRAPQAWAKLQASLTSGSGHPGSDLEAFSDQPDI is encoded by the exons ATGGAGAGGAAGAACCCATCCAGAGAGGGCTCTAGAAGGCTCTCAGCCAAACTGAGCAAAGGCCCAGAGATGAAAAAAGTGTCTCGTCAACTCGGCGTGGCAGCTGCTGAGTCAGATAAGGACTCTGGATTTTCAG ATGGGAGCTCTGAATGCCTGAGCTCGGCAGAGCAGATGGAGTCTGAGGACATGCTGAGCGCCTTAGGCTGGAGCCGAGAAGACAGGCCAAGGCCGAGCGCCAAGCCTGCGAGCGGTGCCTTCCCGACACTGGCCCCCATGGTTGTCATGAAGAATGTGCTGGTCAAACAG GGCAGCAGCTCATCCCAGCTCCAGTCGTGGTCTGTGCAGCCCTCCTTTGAAGTGATCTCAGCACAGCCCCAGCTCTTATTCCTTCATCCACCTGTACCGTCTCCTGTCAGCCCATGTCACGCTGGTGAGAAAAAGTCGGACTCCAGGAACTACTTGCCCATTCTCAATTCTTACACCAAAATAGCCCCACACCCAGGCAAAAGGGGCCTCTCCCTCAGcccagaagaaagaggagaaggtgGAATGCAGAAGAAGATCTGTACTGAGAGACTGGGGCCAAGCCTGTCTTCTAGTGAGCCGACCAAGACTGGTGCTGGCCCACCCGGGCCCCCGACGCCAGCGCCCCCCAGCACCAAGCTTGCCGAGGACTCAGCTCTTCAGGGTGTGCCCTGCCTGGTGGCAGGTGGAAGTCCACAGACGCTTCAGCCAGTGTCCAGCAGCCATGTGGCTAAAGCGCCCAGCCTGACCTTTGCTTCCCCCGCCAGCCCTGTCTGTGCGTCAGACAGTACCCTGCACGGGATGGAGAGCAACTCCCCGCTGTCCCCACTGTCAGCTAGTTACAGCTCCCCTCTGTGGGCTGCAGAGCACCTCTGCCGCAGCCCAGATAGCTTTTCAGAGCAGCGGCAGAGCAAGCACAGGCGCTTTCAGAATACCCTAGTAGTCCTACACAAATCTGGTTTGCTGGAGATCACTTTGAAAACCAAGGAGTTGATTCGTCAGAACCAGGCAACTCAGGTGGAACTAGACCAGCTAAAGGAGCAGACCCGGCTATTTATCGAGGCCGCCAAGAGCAGGGCTCCTCAGGCTTGGGCCAAGCTGCAGGCGTCTTTAACATCAGGGTCAGGTCATCCTGGCAGTGACCTAGAAGCGTTCTCCGATCAGCCAGACATATAA
- the CIPC gene encoding CLOCK-interacting pacemaker isoform X2, with the protein MQIRCRCGSTVHRFPQINHMTALRGSSSSQLQSWSVQPSFEVISAQPQLLFLHPPVPSPVSPCHAGEKKSDSRNYLPILNSYTKIAPHPGKRGLSLSPEERGEGGMQKKICTERLGPSLSSSEPTKTGAGPPGPPTPAPPSTKLAEDSALQGVPCLVAGGSPQTLQPVSSSHVAKAPSLTFASPASPVCASDSTLHGMESNSPLSPLSASYSSPLWAAEHLCRSPDSFSEQRQSKHRRFQNTLVVLHKSGLLEITLKTKELIRQNQATQVELDQLKEQTRLFIEAAKSRAPQAWAKLQASLTSGSGHPGSDLEAFSDQPDI; encoded by the exons ATGCAAATCAGGTGCCGGTGTGGGAGCACAGTCCATCGCTTTCCTCAGATAAATCACATGACTGCACTAAGG GGCAGCAGCTCATCCCAGCTCCAGTCGTGGTCTGTGCAGCCCTCCTTTGAAGTGATCTCAGCACAGCCCCAGCTCTTATTCCTTCATCCACCTGTACCGTCTCCTGTCAGCCCATGTCACGCTGGTGAGAAAAAGTCGGACTCCAGGAACTACTTGCCCATTCTCAATTCTTACACCAAAATAGCCCCACACCCAGGCAAAAGGGGCCTCTCCCTCAGcccagaagaaagaggagaaggtgGAATGCAGAAGAAGATCTGTACTGAGAGACTGGGGCCAAGCCTGTCTTCTAGTGAGCCGACCAAGACTGGTGCTGGCCCACCCGGGCCCCCGACGCCAGCGCCCCCCAGCACCAAGCTTGCCGAGGACTCAGCTCTTCAGGGTGTGCCCTGCCTGGTGGCAGGTGGAAGTCCACAGACGCTTCAGCCAGTGTCCAGCAGCCATGTGGCTAAAGCGCCCAGCCTGACCTTTGCTTCCCCCGCCAGCCCTGTCTGTGCGTCAGACAGTACCCTGCACGGGATGGAGAGCAACTCCCCGCTGTCCCCACTGTCAGCTAGTTACAGCTCCCCTCTGTGGGCTGCAGAGCACCTCTGCCGCAGCCCAGATAGCTTTTCAGAGCAGCGGCAGAGCAAGCACAGGCGCTTTCAGAATACCCTAGTAGTCCTACACAAATCTGGTTTGCTGGAGATCACTTTGAAAACCAAGGAGTTGATTCGTCAGAACCAGGCAACTCAGGTGGAACTAGACCAGCTAAAGGAGCAGACCCGGCTATTTATCGAGGCCGCCAAGAGCAGGGCTCCTCAGGCTTGGGCCAAGCTGCAGGCGTCTTTAACATCAGGGTCAGGTCATCCTGGCAGTGACCTAGAAGCGTTCTCCGATCAGCCAGACATATAA